A segment of the Thermomicrobiales bacterium genome:
GTGCGGCGGCACACCCAGCTACCGCTAGCCATCGGCTTCGGCATCTCCAAGCGCGACCAGGTTGTCGTGGCGGAGGGGCTGGTCGATGGCGTTGTTTGCGGGACCGCGCTCCTGACTGACCTGGAGCTCGCCCGTCCTGATGAGCTCGAGGAGCGCGCTGCCGGATTCATCCGCATGTTGCGCGGCGATTGACGAGCGGGACGGCAGCCATGTGCGTCAGAGCCGGTCGCTCAGATCAGATAGCGATCGAACGACCCGGGTTTTGAGGAGAGGACGCACATGGCCTGCCGGGCAATTCGCGGGGCGACAACCGTTGAGTCGAACACCGCAGAGGACATCCTTGAGGCGACCGACGAGCTGCTACGCACCGTCGTGGGACTCAATGAGCTGGCGCCGGACGACGTCGTTAGCATTATCTTCACAACGACGACTGATCTCAATGCGACATTCCCAGCCGTGGCAGCCCGTGCGATGGGGCTCGATCAGGTGCCGCTGATGTGCTCACACGAAATGGCAGTGCCTGGCGCACTGGACATGGTCGTGCGCGTCATGATGCACATCAACACCGAGAAGCCCGCGGTCGAGATCAAGCACGCATATTTGCGCCGCGCACGCGAGCTGCGTCCCGAGTGGGGCCGTGAGCCGGTGCGAGCCTGAGACGATAACTCCGGCGACACGAGGCGGCTGCCGGACTGAAAGGGATTCCCAGTTGATTATCATCATGAAACACGGCTACGAAGATACTGAGCTGCAGCGCGTCATCTCGCGCGTTGAGCAGGCTGGTCTGCGCACGCACATCTCGATCGGCGACAACACGGCGATCGTCGGCGTCGTTGGTGTGCCGATCCCGCCCGACCTGCAGTCCGAGCTGGAGGTCAGCGGCGGTGTCGAAGAGGTGCTGCGCGTCACCAAGCGCTACAAGCTGCCGAGCCGTGAGTACCACCCAGACCCGACACGCTTCACCGTCAGAGGGGTCGAGATCGGTGGCGATGAGGTTGTGATCATCGCCGGTCCGTGCTCAATCGAGACGCGCGAGCAGACGCTTGAGACGGCGCGCGCGATCAAGGCGGCCGGCGCGAAGATTATGCGCGGTGGCGCATTCAAGCCGCGCACCTCGCCATACGAGTTCCGTGGTCTCGGCGAAGAGGGCCTGCAGCTGATGGCCGAAGCCCGCGATGAGACCGGCATGCCGATCATCACCGAGGTGCTGGCACCGGGCGATGTCGATCTCGTGGCGCAGTACACTGACATCTTCCAGGTCGGCGCGCGCAACTGCCAGAACTACCTGCTGCTGGAGGAAGTCGGCAAGACCGACATCCCTGTCATGCTGAAGCGCGGCATGAGCGTCACCGTCGAAGAGTGGTTGATGGCCGCCGAGTACATCATGGCGCAGGGCAATCAGAACGTGATCCTCTGTGAGCGCGGCATCCGCACTTTCGAGACGGTCACGCGCAACACGTTCGATCTGAACGCGGTCCCGGCGGTGAAGCGCCTGTCGCACCTGCCGGTGTTCGCCGATCCCAGCCACGCGACCGGCAAGTGGTATCTCGTCCCGGCAATGTCGCTGGCGGCGGTTGCTGCCGGCGCGGACGGCCTGATGATTGAGGTCCACCCGAACCCGGATCATGCGAAGTCGGACGGCGCACAGTCGCTGACCTTCGAGAACTTCGCCAAGCTGATGCCGCAGATCGACGCCGTCGCGCGTGCGG
Coding sequences within it:
- the aroF gene encoding 3-deoxy-7-phosphoheptulonate synthase, translated to MIIIMKHGYEDTELQRVISRVEQAGLRTHISIGDNTAIVGVVGVPIPPDLQSELEVSGGVEEVLRVTKRYKLPSREYHPDPTRFTVRGVEIGGDEVVIIAGPCSIETREQTLETARAIKAAGAKIMRGGAFKPRTSPYEFRGLGEEGLQLMAEARDETGMPIITEVLAPGDVDLVAQYTDIFQVGARNCQNYLLLEEVGKTDIPVMLKRGMSVTVEEWLMAAEYIMAQGNQNVILCERGIRTFETVTRNTFDLNAVPAVKRLSHLPVFADPSHATGKWYLVPAMSLAAVAAGADGLMIEVHPNPDHAKSDGAQSLTFENFAKLMPQIDAVARAVNRFAATSADEPVAVAD
- the aroH gene encoding chorismate mutase; translated protein: MACRAIRGATTVESNTAEDILEATDELLRTVVGLNELAPDDVVSIIFTTTTDLNATFPAVAARAMGLDQVPLMCSHEMAVPGALDMVVRVMMHINTEKPAVEIKHAYLRRARELRPEWGREPVRA